Part of the Halopseudomonas maritima genome, GTTTTTTGGCAACCTGTCGCAGGACTGGACCGAGTTTGTGCTGTCCGAGCTGGGCGTACAGCAATACGAACAGGTGCCCTTCTGTAGCGAATCACGCAGTTTCCACCGCGCCGCAGACGTTGACGATTACATTCATCTTTGGCGCTGCCGCGACCAGCTGGAAGCCGGGGTTGATGTGGCTGAGGTGCTGGCCTTGTTTACTGACTTTGCCACCGAGAACCCCTGGATCGAACGCCGCCACCAGCGCCTGCGCTTCCAGCTAGGACAGCAGCTCGAGCGCGAGCAGCGGCTGGAAGACGCCCTGACGTTATATCTGCAATGTCAGCACAGCGAGGCGCGTCAACGTGCCGTGCGGCTGCACGAGCGGCTGAATCAGCCAGAGCAGGCGTACGCACTGGCCAGCAGCGCACTGGCCGCGCCGCACAGCGCGGCTGAACAACAATTGCTTGAACGGGCGCTGAAACGTCTGGCGCGCACGTTATCGCAATCAATGCCAGCCACGCTGCCGGAGGCGGACACACCGACTCGCCTACTGACGCTCCCAGGCCCAGACCCTCTGGGCGTAGAACACGCTGTCGCTGAACACCTTGCGCGACCTGAGGCGCCGGTGTTTTACGTCGAGAACGGCCTGATCTGCAGCCTGTTTGGGCTGCTCTGCTGGGACGCCCTGTTCGCGCCCCTGCCCGGTGCCTTTTTTCATCCCTTCCAGAGCGGGCCGGCTGATCTGCACGACGCGGAGTTTGCCAGCCGCCGGGCGCCACTCTTTGCCGACGCGCTGGCGGCCATTGATGATGGCCGCTACGCGATCATCATCAAACAGCGCTGGCAGAGCAAATACGGCCTACAATCGCCGTTTGTGTTCTGGGGCCTGCTGGATGAGCCACTGCTTAATCTGGCCCTGCGCTGCATTCCCGCCCGCCACCTGCGGTTATGGTGCGAGCGCATGCTCAAGGATATTCGCGCCAACCGCGCCGGCATGCCCGACCTGATCCAGTTCTGGCCTGGTGAGCAGCGCTATTGCATGGTTGAGGTCAAGGGCCCGGGCGACCGTCTGCAAGACAACCAGCGCCGCTGGCTGACGTTTTGCGCCGAGCACGACATGCCCGTTGAAGTGGTGCATGTGCAGTGGGAGCCGAGCGCGTGAACTATCAGGTGGCCGTGCGTGCGCTGTGTGAATTTACCTCCAAACAGGGTGATCTGGACTTGCGCTTTACCCCGGCGCCCACGGCCCAGGAAGGCATCGCTGGGCACCAGACGGTAGTCTCGCGCCGGGGCGCCGGCTATCTCAGTGAACTGACCCTGGCGGGCAGTTACCCTGGCCTCATGGTGATTGGCCGCGCCGACGGCTATGACCCGGAGCTGAACCTGCTCGAAGAGATCAAAACCCACCGCGGTGATATCGGCCGTATCCCCGACAATCACCGGGTGCTGCATTGGGCGCAGGCCAAGGTGTACGGCTGGTTGCTGTGTGCCGAGCTGCAGCTGGAAGAGATTGATCTGGCCGTCGTCTATTTCAACGTAGTTACCCAGAAGGAAACCAGCTTTCGCGAGCGCTTTGCCGCTGACGAGCTACGGCAGTTTTTCGCCCGTCAATGCGACCGCTTTATTGCCTGGGCTCGGCAGGAAACCCACCACCGCGGCGCGCGTGACCAGCAGCTGCAGCAGTTGTCCTTCCCCTATCCGAGCTTTCGCAGCGGCCAGCGGCAATTGGCCAAGGCCGTGTACCGCGCCGCACGCGACGGCAAAACGCTGATGACCCAGGCCACCACGGGTATTGGCAAGACCCTTGGCACTCTGTTTCCGCAACTCAAGGCCATGCCCGAGCAGCAGATAGATCGGCTGTTCTTTCTCACCGCCAAGACACCAGGCCGGCAATTGGCGCTAGATGCGCTGCAGAGTCTACGCCGCCACAGCGAAACGCCGCTGTCACTGCGGGTACTGGAGCATATAGCCCGTGACAAGGCCTGTGAGCACCCCGACAAGGCTTGTCACGGCGAATCCTGCCCGCTCGCCCAGGGCTTCTATGACCGGCTGCCCGCCGCCCGCGCCGAGGCCGTCGCCGAGCAGTGGCTAGACCAGGCGGCGGTGCGCCGCATCGCACTTAAACACAGCGTCTGCCCGTATTACCTGAGTCAGGAACTGTGCCGCTGGAGCGATCTGGTGGTGGGTGATTACAACTACTACTTCGACATGAGCGCCCTGCTCTATGGCCTGACCGTACTCAACGACTGGCGGGTAACCGTGCTGGTGGATGAGGCGCACAACCTGATTGATCGCGCGCGCGGCATGTATACCGCCGAGCTGGATCAGGGCGTGTTCAATACCCTGCGCAAGCAGGCACCAGCAGCGCTGAAAGCGCCGCTCGACCGGGTTGCCCGCCACTGGAGCGCGCTGCATCGTGATCAGAGCGAGGATTACCAGATCTATCCGGCGATCGCGGACCTGTTCATCCTCAGCCTGCAGAAAGCCGTCAGCGCCATCACCGAACACCTGACCGATCAGCCGGATGGCAATGCCAACGCGCTGATCCTGTTTTACTTTGATGCCATGCTGTTCTGCCGTCTGGCAGAGGCCTACGGCCCCCACTCGCTGTTTGATATCACGCGCCATCCGGGCACCG contains:
- a CDS encoding ATP-dependent DNA helicase encodes the protein MNYQVAVRALCEFTSKQGDLDLRFTPAPTAQEGIAGHQTVVSRRGAGYLSELTLAGSYPGLMVIGRADGYDPELNLLEEIKTHRGDIGRIPDNHRVLHWAQAKVYGWLLCAELQLEEIDLAVVYFNVVTQKETSFRERFAADELRQFFARQCDRFIAWARQETHHRGARDQQLQQLSFPYPSFRSGQRQLAKAVYRAARDGKTLMTQATTGIGKTLGTLFPQLKAMPEQQIDRLFFLTAKTPGRQLALDALQSLRRHSETPLSLRVLEHIARDKACEHPDKACHGESCPLAQGFYDRLPAARAEAVAEQWLDQAAVRRIALKHSVCPYYLSQELCRWSDLVVGDYNYYFDMSALLYGLTVLNDWRVTVLVDEAHNLIDRARGMYTAELDQGVFNTLRKQAPAALKAPLDRVARHWSALHRDQSEDYQIYPAIADLFILSLQKAVSAITEHLTDQPDGNANALILFYFDAMLFCRLAEAYGPHSLFDITRHPGTGRRTLSTLCLRNIVPAPFLQQRFTTAHSTTLFSATLSPAHYYRDLLGLPEDSQWLEVESPFHADQLGVSIVSNLSTRYQHRSASLQPISELMAEQFTREPGNYLAFFSSYAYLEQVLERFQRSFPDIPVWAQSRSMNEGERSAFLARFSEHGRGVGFAVLGGAFGEGIDLPGRRLIGAFIATLGLPQINPVNEEMRERLEVMFSDSAGSGYEYAYLYPGLQKVVQAAGRVIRTTEDQGVVYLLDDRFGQHTVRALLPSWWQIQKVRM
- a CDS encoding VRR-NUC domain-containing protein is translated as MPELLATDLYYLCNFEFVLDWVGARYADLLSADEHAFVRAFLQQPEASRALLVRLIMRKGDHFRASRLAYEEVGDIEQAVQPLIEQGWLVTDQPIEIDTLARLLLKRELASLNLGVSQAGKLGKQALLEQIVAQGVSARPWSEWPGIPSDALYSLTISPLCERLRLLFFGNLSQDWTEFVLSELGVQQYEQVPFCSESRSFHRAADVDDYIHLWRCRDQLEAGVDVAEVLALFTDFATENPWIERRHQRLRFQLGQQLEREQRLEDALTLYLQCQHSEARQRAVRLHERLNQPEQAYALASSALAAPHSAAEQQLLERALKRLARTLSQSMPATLPEADTPTRLLTLPGPDPLGVEHAVAEHLARPEAPVFYVENGLICSLFGLLCWDALFAPLPGAFFHPFQSGPADLHDAEFASRRAPLFADALAAIDDGRYAIIIKQRWQSKYGLQSPFVFWGLLDEPLLNLALRCIPARHLRLWCERMLKDIRANRAGMPDLIQFWPGEQRYCMVEVKGPGDRLQDNQRRWLTFCAEHDMPVEVVHVQWEPSA